In a genomic window of Streptomyces pristinaespiralis:
- a CDS encoding NACHT domain-containing protein — protein sequence MGGLRELVAPFMVTGPSGVAVRDRLKGLTAGDEEVLRLVGAHLGSLASRDLKVRCADGLEHSAESWAARKRGLTGVSSSRWAGSITKATHDQWALARRGQAAHIQGLEAGIRTIAHRLSLPVGAKGTKRAAGGYRSRREWHAKARRLRVLEDRLGRVRADRDAGRVRVVRGGRRLARTRHHLADAGLTAAQWRRRWEAERWFFQADGESGKRFGNETIRITPEGDVSIKLPAPLAHLANAAHGRYVLAGRARFAHRGSEWADRVAANRAVAYRIHHDTGRGRWYVTASWQIPPTSTVPLEAALAHGVIGVDTNADHLAAWRLDTHGNPIGNPRRFAYDLTGSAPHRDAQVRHALTRLLHWAHSCGVTAIAVEDLDFQAEKTREKHGRRRRFRQLISGMPTGRLRARLTSMADRTGMTIIAVDPAYTSKWGAQHWQKPLTSPTRKMSRHDAASIAIGRRAQGHPIRRRTTPPPHDQSDRAGHRTVQAGPGALGREETRPRIPGPRTRCVPPDAERTRATRASNTVRGARSGQEWVQDSLLLTE from the coding sequence GTGGGTGGTCTGCGGGAGTTGGTGGCGCCGTTCATGGTCACCGGACCTTCGGGTGTGGCGGTCCGTGACCGGCTGAAGGGCCTGACAGCCGGGGACGAGGAGGTGCTGCGGCTGGTGGGTGCGCATCTCGGCTCGCTGGCCTCGCGTGATCTCAAGGTCCGCTGCGCTGACGGGCTGGAGCACTCCGCCGAGTCGTGGGCGGCCCGGAAGCGCGGCCTGACGGGCGTGTCGTCGTCCAGGTGGGCCGGGTCGATCACGAAGGCCACGCACGATCAGTGGGCACTGGCCCGGCGCGGGCAGGCCGCACACATCCAGGGCCTCGAAGCCGGGATCAGGACGATTGCGCACCGGTTGTCGCTGCCGGTCGGGGCGAAGGGCACGAAGCGTGCCGCGGGTGGTTACCGTTCGCGGCGGGAGTGGCATGCCAAGGCCCGGCGGCTGCGGGTGCTGGAGGACCGTCTTGGGCGGGTGCGGGCCGACCGGGACGCGGGCCGGGTGCGTGTGGTGCGCGGCGGCCGACGCCTGGCCCGTACCCGGCATCACCTTGCCGATGCGGGGCTGACCGCAGCCCAGTGGCGCCGGCGGTGGGAGGCCGAGCGCTGGTTCTTCCAGGCGGATGGTGAGTCGGGGAAGAGGTTCGGCAACGAGACGATCCGCATCACCCCCGAAGGCGACGTCAGCATCAAGCTCCCGGCCCCGCTGGCCCATCTGGCGAACGCCGCGCACGGCCGGTACGTACTCGCCGGGCGTGCGCGGTTTGCGCACCGGGGCTCCGAGTGGGCGGACCGGGTGGCGGCGAACCGGGCCGTGGCCTACCGCATCCACCACGACACCGGACGCGGCCGCTGGTACGTCACCGCCTCCTGGCAGATCCCACCCACCTCTACCGTGCCGCTCGAAGCCGCCCTCGCCCACGGCGTGATCGGGGTGGACACCAACGCCGACCACCTCGCCGCCTGGCGCCTGGACACCCACGGCAACCCCATCGGCAACCCGCGCCGCTTCGCCTACGACCTGACCGGCAGTGCCCCCCACCGCGACGCCCAAGTCCGGCACGCCCTCACCCGCCTCCTGCACTGGGCCCACTCCTGCGGCGTCACCGCGATCGCGGTCGAGGACCTCGACTTCCAGGCCGAGAAGACCAGGGAGAAACACGGCCGCCGACGACGCTTCCGGCAACTCATCTCCGGCATGCCCACCGGACGCCTCCGCGCCCGGCTGACTTCCATGGCCGACCGGACAGGCATGACGATCATCGCCGTGGACCCGGCCTACACGTCGAAGTGGGGAGCGCAGCACTGGCAGAAGCCCCTCACCAGCCCCACCCGCAAGATGAGCCGTCACGATGCCGCGAGCATCGCGATCGGCAGACGCGCCCAAGGGCACCCGATCCGGCGACGGACGACACCGCCCCCGCACGACCAGAGCGATCGTGCGGGGCATCGGACCGTCCAGGCCGGCCCGGGCGCCCTCGGGCGTGAGGAAACCCGCCCCCGCATCCCCGGACCACGCACACGATGCGTGCCCCCGGACGCGGAACGAACGCGGGCAACCAGGGCATCCAACACCGTTCGGGGTGCCCGCAGCGGCCAGGAATGGGTCCAAGACTCACTCCTGCTCACTGAATAG
- a CDS encoding carbohydrate kinase family protein has product MSEPRYDVLVVGGTGVDTIVRVDALEVPPGDSLFVPPVRDYVGHTGNGVALGWRALGLATKFIDFLGDDVQGRTVLAAYEEHGLDFSHVVSPHGTPRGINLVDPQGRRFSFYDGRHPADLRLPRAFYLPYLERARHVHLSIVGHNRDMYEDIHRLGITSSTDLHDWDGRNPHHRDYALASDYVFLSAAALHGRLEPVLHGIIDQGRARMVVATDGAEGCHLLVRGEEKVRHFPAVRPERPVVDSNGAGDAFVTAFLHTLFEGGDVERCVLAGSVSGAFACGSAGTHTEFIGLPELRAACARAAFPA; this is encoded by the coding sequence ATGAGCGAGCCCCGGTACGACGTACTGGTCGTGGGCGGCACCGGCGTGGACACGATCGTCCGCGTCGACGCGCTGGAAGTGCCTCCGGGTGACTCGCTGTTCGTGCCCCCGGTGCGCGACTACGTGGGCCACACCGGCAACGGGGTGGCGCTGGGCTGGCGGGCACTGGGACTCGCCACCAAGTTCATCGACTTCCTGGGCGACGACGTCCAGGGCCGGACGGTGCTCGCCGCGTACGAGGAGCACGGGCTCGATTTCAGCCATGTCGTCTCCCCGCACGGCACACCCCGGGGCATCAACCTGGTCGACCCGCAGGGCCGCCGCTTCTCCTTCTACGACGGCCGCCACCCCGCCGACCTGCGGCTCCCGCGCGCCTTCTACCTGCCCTACCTGGAGCGCGCCCGGCACGTCCATCTGTCCATCGTCGGCCACAACCGCGACATGTACGAGGACATCCACCGGCTCGGCATCACCAGCTCCACCGATCTGCACGACTGGGACGGCCGCAATCCGCACCACCGCGACTACGCCCTCGCCTCCGACTACGTCTTCCTGAGCGCCGCCGCGCTGCACGGCCGGCTCGAGCCGGTCCTGCACGGCATCATCGACCAGGGCCGGGCACGGATGGTCGTGGCGACCGACGGCGCCGAGGGCTGCCATCTTCTGGTACGCGGTGAGGAGAAGGTCCGCCACTTCCCCGCCGTACGCCCGGAACGGCCCGTCGTCGACAGCAACGGGGCCGGGGACGCGTTCGTCACCGCGTTCCTGCACACGCTGTTCGAGGGCGGCGACGTGGAGCGGTGCGTGCTCGCCGGTTCCGTGTCGGGCGCCTTCGCGTGCGGCTCGGCCGGCACGCACACCGAGTTCATCGGCCTGCCGGAACTGCGCGCCGCGTGCGCGAGGGCGGCCTTCCCGGCCTGA
- a CDS encoding LacI family DNA-binding transcriptional regulator: MTARLADIAAQAGVSEATVSRVLNGKPGVAAATRESVLAALDVLGYERPVRLRQRSAGLVGLITPELDNPIFPALAQVIGQALTRQGYTPVLATQTPGGSTEDELTEMLVDRGVSGIIFVSGLHADTTADMQRYDQLRAKGVPYVLVNGFSPKVQAPFVSPDDRAAMQLAVTHLASLGHTRIGLALGPRRFVPVLRKIEGFQLAMEERLGLSPEASQELIQHSLYTLEGGQAAAAALIAKGCTAIACASDMMALGAIRAARQQGLHVPKDISVVGFDDSPLIAFTDPPLTTIRQPVQAMGQASVRALLEEIGGTPAPHSEFVFMPELVVRGSTASAAKRTVPIQ; encoded by the coding sequence ATGACCGCGCGGCTCGCCGACATCGCAGCCCAGGCGGGGGTCAGTGAAGCCACAGTCAGCCGCGTGCTCAACGGCAAGCCCGGCGTGGCCGCGGCCACCCGCGAATCCGTCCTCGCCGCCCTCGACGTGCTCGGCTACGAACGTCCGGTGCGGCTGCGGCAGCGCAGCGCGGGCCTGGTCGGACTGATAACCCCCGAGCTGGACAATCCGATCTTCCCCGCCCTCGCCCAGGTCATCGGCCAGGCCCTGACCCGGCAGGGATACACCCCGGTGCTCGCCACCCAGACCCCCGGCGGGTCCACGGAGGACGAGCTCACCGAGATGCTGGTGGACCGCGGCGTCTCCGGCATCATCTTCGTCTCCGGACTGCACGCCGACACCACGGCCGACATGCAGCGCTACGACCAGCTGCGCGCCAAGGGTGTCCCGTACGTCCTGGTCAACGGTTTCTCGCCGAAGGTGCAGGCTCCCTTCGTCTCCCCCGACGACCGGGCCGCGATGCAGCTCGCCGTGACCCACCTCGCCTCGCTCGGGCACACCCGGATCGGCCTCGCGCTCGGCCCCAGGCGGTTCGTGCCGGTGCTGCGCAAGATCGAGGGCTTCCAGCTCGCGATGGAGGAGCGGCTCGGGCTGTCGCCGGAGGCGTCGCAGGAGCTGATCCAGCACTCCCTCTACACCCTGGAGGGCGGCCAGGCCGCCGCGGCGGCGCTGATCGCCAAGGGGTGCACCGCGATCGCCTGCGCCAGCGACATGATGGCGCTCGGCGCCATCAGGGCGGCCCGGCAGCAGGGGCTCCACGTGCCGAAGGACATCTCGGTGGTCGGCTTCGACGACTCGCCGCTCATAGCGTTCACAGATCCGCCGCTGACCACCATCCGCCAGCCCGTGCAGGCGATGGGGCAGGCGTCGGTGCGCGCGCTGCTGGAGGAGATAGGGGGCACCCCCGCCCCGCACAGCGAGTTCGTGTTCATGCCGGAGCTGGTGGTCCGCGGTTCGACCGCCTCGGCGGCCAAGCGGACCGTTCCTATTCAGTGA
- a CDS encoding carbohydrate ABC transporter permease, producing MSHVLNRTAAPAAPTTTGGRRRRLGQKAGRQHHGGPLTYALLVFAAVVSLFPLYWNLVAASHTGERVVQAPSPLLPGKELFNNLSIAWNQVDMGEALINTTIVAAAVATSTVLFATLAGFAFAKLRFKGRNVLLAIVVATMTVPPQLSVIPLYQLITEFGWVNQLQSVILPSLVAAFGVFFMRQYLLEALPVELIEAARMDGAHSLRIIWHVVFPIARPAMAVLGMLIFVQAWNDFFWPFIALTPDGAPTLQVALAGLGSGNHTVNHAIVLTGAFIATVPLLLVFALLGKHIVGGITSGAVKS from the coding sequence ATGAGCCATGTGCTGAACAGGACCGCGGCGCCCGCCGCGCCCACCACGACCGGGGGCCGCAGGCGGCGGCTCGGCCAGAAGGCCGGCCGGCAGCACCACGGTGGTCCGCTGACATACGCGCTGCTGGTCTTCGCCGCGGTCGTCTCCCTCTTCCCGCTGTACTGGAACCTGGTCGCCGCCTCCCACACCGGCGAGCGCGTCGTGCAGGCCCCGAGCCCGCTGCTGCCGGGCAAGGAACTGTTCAACAACCTCTCCATCGCCTGGAACCAGGTGGACATGGGAGAGGCCCTGATCAACACGACCATCGTCGCGGCCGCGGTCGCGACGAGCACGGTGCTCTTCGCGACGCTCGCCGGGTTCGCCTTCGCCAAGCTGCGGTTCAAGGGGCGCAACGTGCTCCTGGCGATCGTGGTGGCGACGATGACGGTGCCGCCGCAGCTCAGCGTCATCCCGCTCTACCAGCTGATCACCGAGTTCGGCTGGGTCAACCAGCTCCAGTCGGTGATCCTGCCCAGCCTGGTCGCCGCCTTCGGTGTGTTCTTCATGCGGCAGTACCTGCTCGAGGCGCTGCCGGTGGAGCTGATCGAGGCGGCCAGGATGGACGGCGCGCACAGCCTGCGCATCATCTGGCACGTCGTCTTCCCCATCGCCCGGCCGGCGATGGCGGTCCTCGGCATGCTGATATTCGTGCAGGCGTGGAACGACTTCTTCTGGCCGTTCATCGCCCTCACACCGGACGGCGCCCCCACCCTCCAGGTGGCTCTCGCCGGGCTCGGGTCAGGCAACCACACCGTCAACCACGCGATCGTGCTGACCGGCGCGTTCATCGCCACCGTGCCGCTGCTGCTGGTGTTCGCCCTCCTCGGCAAGCACATCGTCGGCGGCATCACCTCGGGGGCCGTCAAGAGCTGA
- a CDS encoding extracellular solute-binding protein: MRRGIAAIALVSALAVSATACGGDDGGDTGKKSSGELSGTVTWWDTSTVGSEDKVFKKIAEDFTKKHPKVTVKYVNVPFGEAQNKFKNAAQSGSGAPDVIRSEVAWTPEFADLGYLAPLDGTAALKDEDDFLKQAAASTKYNGKTYAAPQVIDSMGIFYNKKIFKEAGVEVPKTIDELKTVSATIKDKTGKTGLYLRGDDAYWFLSFLYGEGGDLVDAKNKTITVDNESGVKAMKVVKDLVTSGAAKTDATDGWNNMQTAFKEGKVAMMINGPWAVADTYAGPEFTDKANLGVAPVPAGSAGQGAPQGGHNLAVYAGSKNLDASYAFTEYMTSAETQAQVAKELNLLPTRTSVYSQPGVASNEIVGFFRPVVDKAVERPWIPETGSLFAPLVTEYTKVLTGQTTPEKGAKAAGDAYRKLLKDWK; encoded by the coding sequence ATGCGGCGTGGCATAGCGGCCATCGCTCTGGTCTCGGCACTGGCCGTGTCGGCGACGGCGTGCGGCGGGGACGACGGCGGCGACACCGGCAAGAAGAGCTCGGGCGAGCTCAGCGGCACGGTCACCTGGTGGGACACCTCGACGGTCGGCAGCGAGGACAAGGTCTTCAAGAAGATCGCCGAGGACTTCACCAAGAAGCACCCGAAGGTCACCGTCAAGTACGTCAACGTGCCGTTCGGTGAGGCGCAGAACAAGTTCAAGAACGCCGCCCAGTCCGGCTCCGGCGCCCCCGATGTCATCCGCTCCGAGGTTGCCTGGACCCCCGAGTTCGCCGACCTCGGCTACCTCGCGCCGCTCGACGGCACCGCCGCGCTGAAGGACGAGGACGACTTCCTCAAGCAGGCCGCGGCCTCCACCAAGTACAACGGCAAGACCTACGCCGCGCCGCAGGTCATCGACTCCATGGGCATCTTCTACAACAAGAAGATCTTCAAGGAGGCCGGTGTCGAGGTCCCCAAGACCATCGACGAGCTGAAGACCGTCTCAGCCACGATCAAGGACAAGACCGGCAAGACCGGCCTCTACCTCCGCGGCGACGACGCCTACTGGTTCCTCTCCTTCCTCTACGGCGAGGGCGGCGACCTGGTCGACGCGAAGAACAAGACCATCACGGTCGACAACGAGTCCGGCGTCAAGGCCATGAAGGTCGTCAAGGACCTGGTCACCTCCGGTGCCGCGAAGACCGACGCCACCGACGGCTGGAACAACATGCAGACCGCCTTCAAGGAAGGCAAGGTCGCCATGATGATCAACGGCCCGTGGGCCGTCGCCGACACCTACGCCGGCCCGGAGTTCACCGACAAGGCCAACCTCGGTGTCGCCCCCGTGCCCGCCGGCTCGGCCGGCCAGGGCGCCCCGCAGGGCGGCCACAACCTCGCGGTCTACGCGGGCTCCAAGAACCTGGACGCCTCGTACGCCTTCACCGAGTACATGACCTCCGCAGAGACCCAGGCCCAGGTCGCCAAGGAGCTCAACCTGCTCCCCACCCGCACCTCGGTCTACTCGCAGCCCGGTGTCGCGAGCAACGAGATCGTCGGCTTCTTCCGCCCGGTCGTCGACAAGGCCGTCGAGCGCCCCTGGATCCCCGAGACCGGCAGCCTCTTCGCCCCGCTCGTCACCGAGTACACCAAGGTCCTCACCGGCCAGACCACCCCTGAGAAGGGCGCGAAGGCGGCGGGCGACGCCTACCGCAAGCTCCTGAAGGACTGGAAGTAA
- a CDS encoding carbohydrate ABC transporter permease translates to MATSLQPDKGASVTAAPSGAPRAPKHRDPSGWRSRLYRIDLKATPYVYVAPFFLVFAAFGLFPLIYTGWLSLQKVELGGEAEWRGLDNYTRLVESDFFWNALANTFTIGVISTVPQLLMALGLAHLLNYRIRGRGFYRVAILAPYATSIAAAALVFAQLFNTDYGMINQLLGYVGIDPVHWETEKWPAQIAISTIVTWRWTGYNALIYLAAMQAVPNDLYEAAALDGASRFRQFISITIPSIRPTILFTIVVSTIGATQLFGEPLIFGGSLGIGGGSGNQYQTLSLLMYEKGWVTGALGQASAIAWVMLLLLLAIGLIQRLLSRSSEKKKKNGAARS, encoded by the coding sequence ATGGCCACCTCCCTCCAGCCCGACAAGGGCGCCTCTGTGACTGCCGCCCCCTCCGGCGCGCCCAGGGCCCCCAAGCACCGGGACCCGTCCGGCTGGCGCAGCCGCCTGTACCGCATCGACCTCAAGGCGACCCCGTACGTCTATGTAGCGCCGTTCTTCCTCGTCTTCGCCGCCTTCGGTCTCTTCCCGCTCATCTACACCGGCTGGCTGTCGCTGCAGAAGGTGGAGCTGGGCGGCGAGGCCGAATGGCGGGGCCTGGACAACTACACCAGGCTCGTGGAGAGCGACTTCTTCTGGAACGCCCTGGCGAACACGTTCACCATCGGTGTGATCTCCACCGTGCCGCAGCTGCTGATGGCGCTCGGCCTGGCGCACCTGCTCAACTACCGCATCCGCGGCCGCGGTTTCTACCGCGTGGCGATCCTCGCCCCGTACGCCACCTCGATCGCGGCCGCCGCGCTCGTCTTCGCGCAGCTGTTCAACACCGACTACGGGATGATCAACCAGCTGCTCGGTTACGTGGGCATCGACCCGGTCCACTGGGAGACCGAGAAGTGGCCCGCCCAGATCGCCATCTCGACGATCGTCACCTGGCGCTGGACCGGCTACAACGCGCTCATCTACCTGGCCGCGATGCAGGCCGTGCCGAACGACCTCTACGAAGCGGCCGCACTCGACGGGGCGTCCCGCTTCCGGCAGTTCATCAGCATCACGATCCCCTCGATCAGGCCGACGATCCTGTTCACCATCGTCGTCTCCACCATCGGCGCCACCCAGCTGTTCGGTGAGCCGCTGATCTTCGGTGGCAGCCTCGGCATCGGCGGCGGCAGCGGCAACCAGTACCAGACGCTGAGCCTGCTGATGTACGAGAAGGGCTGGGTCACCGGAGCACTCGGTCAGGCGTCCGCCATCGCCTGGGTGATGCTGCTCCTGCTGCTGGCCATCGGACTGATCCAGCGCCTGCTCAGCCGGTCGAGCGAGAAGAAGAAGAAGAACGGAGCGGCACGCTCATGA
- a CDS encoding ABC transporter substrate-binding protein, which translates to MRITSGDVPRRRRAVTLTTAGLLSLGLLVTGCGGSGGEEGDDGSGGGTITLRVGTFGSFGFDNKTGAKLYAEYEKLNPGIKIEETNVADGQKYWDAMKLRLSQGSGLADIQAIEVGYIAEATGEAMAGKFVDLGKTEGVDTSKFLDWKVKQATAPSGATIALGTDIGPMGICYRKDLFQKAGLPTDREEVGKLWAGDWAKFLEQGEKYKAKAPAGTAFHDSASGLFNAVVSSQPDQYSGEDGKLRWESSLGVMKAWDTAVKAAQDGLTAKLRQFDEKGTWNAAFKNSKFATVACPSWMTGIIKDQAGPANKGKWDIAQAPVPANWGGSFLAVPKAGKHTAEAAKLAAWLTAPEQQAKVFAVNGNIPSTTEGLKSEAVQNAQPEYFPGVPVGKIYSEAAQQIKPAPIGRWDGQVKTFLTDNGILDIETRGTSPEKAWNNVKKLVDDKIDQ; encoded by the coding sequence ATGCGCATAACTTCCGGTGACGTCCCGCGCAGACGCCGCGCAGTCACCCTCACCACCGCGGGTCTGCTGTCCCTCGGCCTTCTCGTGACCGGATGCGGCGGCTCCGGCGGCGAAGAGGGCGACGACGGTTCGGGCGGCGGGACGATCACCCTCCGGGTGGGCACCTTCGGGTCGTTCGGGTTCGACAACAAGACCGGCGCCAAGCTCTACGCCGAGTACGAGAAGCTGAACCCCGGCATCAAGATCGAAGAGACGAACGTCGCCGACGGCCAGAAGTACTGGGACGCGATGAAGCTGCGGCTCTCGCAGGGCAGCGGACTCGCCGACATCCAGGCGATCGAGGTCGGTTACATCGCGGAGGCCACCGGCGAGGCGATGGCCGGCAAGTTCGTCGACCTGGGCAAGACCGAGGGCGTCGACACCTCGAAGTTCCTCGACTGGAAGGTCAAGCAGGCCACCGCGCCGAGCGGCGCGACCATCGCGCTCGGCACGGACATCGGCCCGATGGGCATCTGCTACCGCAAGGACCTCTTCCAGAAGGCGGGGCTGCCCACCGACCGTGAAGAGGTCGGCAAGCTGTGGGCGGGCGACTGGGCCAAGTTCCTCGAGCAGGGCGAGAAGTACAAGGCCAAGGCCCCGGCCGGGACCGCGTTCCACGACTCGGCGAGCGGGCTGTTCAACGCCGTCGTCTCCAGCCAGCCGGACCAGTACTCCGGAGAGGACGGCAAGCTGCGCTGGGAGAGCAGCCTCGGCGTGATGAAGGCCTGGGACACCGCCGTCAAGGCCGCCCAGGACGGACTCACCGCCAAGCTGCGGCAGTTCGACGAGAAGGGCACCTGGAACGCCGCCTTCAAGAACTCCAAGTTCGCCACCGTCGCCTGTCCTTCCTGGATGACCGGCATCATCAAGGACCAGGCCGGCCCCGCCAACAAGGGCAAGTGGGACATCGCGCAGGCGCCCGTCCCGGCGAACTGGGGCGGCTCCTTCCTCGCCGTGCCCAAGGCGGGCAAGCACACCGCCGAGGCCGCGAAGCTCGCCGCCTGGCTCACCGCGCCCGAGCAGCAGGCCAAGGTCTTCGCCGTGAACGGCAACATCCCCTCGACCACCGAGGGCCTGAAGTCCGAGGCCGTGCAGAACGCCCAGCCGGAGTACTTCCCCGGTGTCCCGGTCGGCAAGATCTACTCCGAGGCCGCCCAGCAGATCAAGCCCGCCCCGATCGGCCGCTGGGACGGACAGGTGAAGACCTTCCTGACGGACAACGGAATCCTCGACATCGAGACGCGCGGCACCTCGCCCGAGAAGGCCTGGAACAACGTGAAGAAGCTGGTCGACGACAAGATCGACCAGTAG
- a CDS encoding sugar ABC transporter permease, with product MGRADPRPVDALRRGLPASPPQAGRSLVTTAVNTSRRGRRSPLASVGLHATLIVASVIAVFPVLWVFLTSLKPAKYAITTDFVKETTLANYTDLLENTEFLTWFGNSLLIAGLTTVLGVFVSATTGYAVSRFRFPGKRGLMWTLLITQMFPVAVLIVPIYNIMATMGLLNQPVGLVVTYLTIAVPFCAWMMKGFFDTIPMEIDESGQVDGLTPFGTFWRLILPLAKPGIAVTAFYSFITAWGEVAYASAFMVGDENLTLAGGLQKFVNQYGAQWGPMAAASVLIAIPAALVFLFAQRHLVTGMSAGAVKG from the coding sequence ATGGGGCGTGCTGATCCTCGTCCTGTTGATGCTCTTCGCCGCGGTCTACCGGCGAGTCCTCCGCAAGCAGGGAGAAGTCTGGTGACCACCGCCGTGAACACGTCCCGACGCGGCCGCCGTTCGCCGCTGGCCTCCGTCGGGCTGCACGCCACGCTGATCGTGGCCTCCGTGATCGCCGTCTTCCCGGTGCTGTGGGTCTTCCTGACCTCCCTCAAGCCGGCCAAGTACGCGATCACCACGGACTTCGTGAAGGAAACGACCCTCGCGAACTACACCGACCTGCTCGAGAACACCGAATTCCTCACCTGGTTCGGCAACTCGCTGCTGATCGCCGGCCTCACCACCGTCCTCGGCGTCTTCGTCTCGGCGACCACCGGCTACGCGGTCAGCCGCTTCCGGTTCCCCGGCAAGCGCGGACTGATGTGGACCCTGCTCATCACCCAGATGTTCCCGGTCGCGGTCCTGATCGTGCCGATCTACAACATCATGGCCACCATGGGGCTGCTCAACCAGCCGGTGGGTCTCGTCGTCACGTACCTGACCATCGCCGTCCCGTTCTGTGCCTGGATGATGAAGGGCTTCTTCGACACCATCCCGATGGAGATCGACGAGTCGGGACAGGTCGACGGGCTCACCCCGTTCGGTACGTTCTGGCGGCTGATCCTGCCGCTCGCCAAGCCCGGCATCGCGGTCACCGCGTTCTACTCGTTCATCACCGCCTGGGGCGAGGTGGCCTACGCCTCCGCCTTCATGGTCGGCGACGAGAACCTGACGCTCGCGGGCGGTCTGCAGAAGTTCGTCAACCAGTACGGCGCCCAGTGGGGCCCGATGGCGGCGGCCTCCGTGCTCATCGCCATCCCGGCCGCGCTCGTGTTCCTCTTCGCCCAGCGGCATCTGGTGACCGGTATGTCCGCCGGTGCCGTCAAGGGCTGA
- a CDS encoding carbohydrate ABC transporter permease has product MAVDTSSQSVAKAAGDVARGRSRGTGKPETKLKRSLSTHWYAWAMVAPVTVVIAVIIGYPLFRGIYLSLTDANERNVARSIGVNEIPATYEFVGLDNYTEALTGDQFLGTLGWTLVWTVACVSVTFVLGLGLANMLNRRIAGRSFYRMLLILPWAVPGFVSVFAWRFLYNQDNGLLNKILAGGGIDAVPWLNDPTWAKFSVIAVNVWLGVPFMMVALLGGLQSIPGELYEAAEMDGASAWQRFRNITLPGLRSVSTTVILLSTIWTFNMFPVIFLLTRGGPGEATQILVTQAYKFAFEISPRDFAQSSTWGVLILVLLMLFAAVYRRVLRKQGEVW; this is encoded by the coding sequence ATGGCTGTGGACACCAGCAGCCAGTCGGTGGCGAAGGCCGCGGGCGATGTCGCCCGCGGCCGGAGCCGCGGTACTGGCAAGCCCGAGACGAAGCTCAAGCGTTCCCTCTCCACTCACTGGTACGCCTGGGCGATGGTCGCCCCGGTGACCGTCGTGATCGCCGTGATCATCGGCTATCCGCTGTTCCGCGGCATCTACCTGTCGCTGACGGACGCGAACGAGCGGAACGTCGCCCGGAGCATCGGCGTCAACGAGATTCCCGCCACCTACGAGTTCGTGGGCCTGGACAACTACACGGAGGCCCTGACCGGCGACCAGTTCCTCGGCACGCTCGGCTGGACGCTGGTGTGGACGGTGGCCTGCGTCTCGGTCACCTTCGTCCTCGGCCTCGGCCTCGCCAACATGCTCAACCGCAGGATCGCCGGCCGCTCCTTCTACCGGATGCTGCTGATCCTGCCCTGGGCCGTCCCCGGCTTCGTCTCCGTCTTCGCCTGGCGCTTCCTCTACAACCAGGACAACGGACTCCTCAACAAGATCCTCGCGGGCGGCGGCATCGACGCCGTGCCGTGGCTGAACGACCCGACCTGGGCCAAGTTCTCGGTGATCGCCGTCAACGTCTGGCTCGGTGTGCCGTTCATGATGGTCGCCCTCCTCGGCGGCCTCCAGTCCATCCCCGGCGAGCTCTACGAGGCAGCCGAGATGGACGGCGCGAGCGCCTGGCAGCGGTTCCGCAACATCACGCTGCCCGGTCTGCGTTCGGTGAGCACCACCGTGATCCTGCTGAGCACCATCTGGACGTTCAACATGTTCCCGGTGATCTTCCTGCTCACCCGGGGCGGGCCCGGTGAGGCGACGCAGATCCTGGTCACCCAGGCGTACAAGTTCGCCTTCGAGATCAGCCCGCGGGACTTCGCCCAGTCGTCCACATGGGGCGTGCTGATCCTCGTCCTGTTGATGCTCTTCGCCGCGGTCTACCGGCGAGTCCTCCGCAAGCAGGGAGAAGTCTGGTGA